The following coding sequences are from one Streptococcus sp. NPS 308 window:
- a CDS encoding tRNA (mnm(5)s(2)U34)-methyltransferase — MKRPLEMAHDFLAEVVTKEDIVVDATMGNGHDTLFLAKLAKQVYAFDIQEQALEKTQDRLNEAGLENVQLILKGHETLDQFVTEAKAGIFNLGYLPSADKSVITKPQTTMEALEKLCHLLVKGGRIAIMIYYGHEGGDTERDAVLDFVSQLNQQEYTVVIYRTLNQVNNPPFLVMIEKLERYRHG, encoded by the coding sequence ATGAAAAGACCACTTGAGATGGCACATGATTTTTTGGCTGAAGTCGTGACAAAAGAGGATATCGTTGTGGATGCGACCATGGGGAATGGACATGACACGCTTTTTTTAGCCAAGCTAGCCAAGCAAGTCTATGCCTTTGATATTCAAGAGCAAGCTTTGGAGAAAACCCAAGACCGTTTAAATGAAGCAGGTTTAGAAAATGTCCAGTTGATTTTGAAAGGGCATGAGACACTTGACCAGTTTGTGACAGAAGCTAAGGCAGGGATTTTTAATCTGGGTTATTTGCCTTCTGCTGACAAATCCGTCATCACCAAACCTCAGACTACCATGGAAGCACTTGAAAAGCTCTGTCATTTGCTTGTCAAGGGTGGACGGATTGCCATTATGATTTATTATGGTCATGAGGGAGGAGACACCGAGAGGGATGCTGTTTTGGACTTTGTGAGTCAGTTGAACCAACAAGAGTACACAGTTGTGATTTATCGAACCCTCAACCAAGTCAATAATCCCCCGTTTTTAGTTATGATTGAGAAATTAGAAAGATATAGGCATGGATAA
- a CDS encoding glucosamine-6-phosphate deaminase translates to MKVIKVENQIEGGKVAFEILKEKLANGAQTLGLATGSSPLEFYKEIVESDLDFSNLTSVNLDEYVGLDGDNPQSYRYFMQENLFNQKPFKESFLPRGVKDNAEAEVERYNQILADHPVDLQILGIGRNGHIGFNEPGTPFDSQTHLVELDQSTIEANARFFDKIEDVPTQAISMGIKNILDAKSILLFAYGESKAEAIAGTVSGPVTENLPASSLQNHPDVTIIADAEALSLLEK, encoded by the coding sequence ATGAAAGTTATTAAAGTTGAAAACCAAATCGAAGGTGGAAAAGTAGCTTTTGAAATTTTGAAGGAAAAGTTGGCCAATGGCGCTCAAACTTTGGGACTTGCGACAGGAAGTAGTCCACTTGAGTTTTACAAAGAAATCGTTGAAAGTGACCTTGATTTTTCAAATCTAACAAGTGTCAACCTTGATGAGTATGTGGGACTTGATGGGGACAATCCACAATCTTACCGTTACTTCATGCAAGAGAACTTGTTCAACCAAAAACCATTTAAAGAAAGTTTCTTGCCTCGTGGGGTTAAGGATAATGCTGAAGCTGAAGTTGAACGCTACAACCAAATTTTGGCTGACCATCCAGTTGATTTGCAAATCTTGGGAATCGGTCGCAATGGACATATCGGCTTTAACGAGCCAGGAACTCCATTTGATAGCCAAACACATCTAGTCGAACTTGACCAGTCTACCATCGAAGCTAATGCTCGCTTCTTTGACAAGATTGAAGACGTCCCAACCCAAGCCATTTCAATGGGAATTAAAAACATCTTGGATGCCAAGTCTATCCTTCTCTTTGCTTATGGTGAGTCAAAAGCAGAAGCCATTGCTGGAACAGTGTCAGGCCCAGTAACTGAAAATCTACCAGCAAGTAGCCTACAAAACCACCCTGACGTGACCATCATTGCAGATGCAGAAGCGCTAAGCTTACTTGAAAAATAA
- a CDS encoding DUF3397 domain-containing protein, which translates to MGMILMKIASILLLILTLVVCFIVTKLFGLRKIGFNFADLAFPLLVFEYYLITAKAFTHNFLPRLGVTLSLLAILLVIFFLLKKRSFYYPKFIKFFWRAGFLLTLIIYIAMIVELMMVK; encoded by the coding sequence ATGGGTATGATTTTAATGAAAATAGCATCTATTTTATTATTGATTTTAACCTTGGTAGTTTGCTTTATTGTCACCAAGCTTTTCGGACTTAGGAAAATAGGATTTAATTTCGCGGATTTAGCTTTTCCACTTTTGGTATTCGAGTACTACCTTATCACTGCTAAAGCCTTTACCCACAACTTTCTACCGCGACTTGGTGTTACCCTTTCTCTCCTAGCAATCCTCCTAGTTATCTTTTTTCTCCTCAAAAAAAGAAGTTTTTACTACCCTAAATTTATCAAATTCTTCTGGAGAGCTGGTTTTCTCCTTACCCTGATTATCTACATAGCTATGATTGTCGAATTGATGATGGTAAAATGA
- the hprK gene encoding HPr(Ser) kinase/phosphatase, giving the protein MSVLVREVIEKLRLDIVYGEGELLEKEINTADITRPGLEMTGYFDYYTPERIQLLGMKEWSYLVSMPSQNRYQVLKKMFLPETPAVIVARGLVVPEEMLKAARECKIAILTSRTATSRLSGELSSYLDSRLAKRTSVHGVLMDIYGMGVLIQGDSGIGKSETGLELVKRGHRLVADDRVDIYSKDEMTLWGEPAEILRHLLEIRGVGIIDVMSLYGASAVKDSSQVQLAVYLENYDTHKTFDRLGNNAEELEVSGVAIPRIRIPVKTGRNISVVIEAAAMNYRAKEMGFDATRLFEERLTNLIAQNEVKHD; this is encoded by the coding sequence ATGTCGGTTTTAGTAAGAGAAGTAATTGAAAAGCTCAGACTAGATATTGTATACGGCGAAGGCGAATTGCTTGAAAAAGAAATCAACACAGCGGACATTACGAGACCTGGTCTTGAAATGACGGGCTATTTTGATTACTACACTCCAGAACGGATCCAACTTTTGGGGATGAAGGAGTGGTCCTATTTGGTTAGTATGCCTTCTCAAAACCGTTATCAAGTTTTGAAAAAAATGTTTCTGCCAGAAACACCAGCGGTCATCGTCGCACGTGGCTTGGTGGTTCCAGAAGAAATGTTGAAGGCTGCTAGAGAATGCAAGATTGCGATTTTAACCAGTCGGACAGCAACCAGCCGTTTGTCTGGAGAGTTATCTAGTTATCTTGATTCCCGTTTAGCTAAACGTACGAGTGTACATGGTGTTTTGATGGATATCTATGGCATGGGAGTCTTGATCCAAGGGGATAGTGGTATCGGTAAGAGTGAGACAGGTCTAGAACTCGTGAAGCGTGGCCATCGTCTAGTAGCGGATGACCGTGTCGATATTTATTCTAAGGATGAGATGACTCTTTGGGGAGAACCAGCTGAAATTTTAAGGCATCTGCTTGAAATTCGTGGAGTTGGGATTATCGATGTTATGAGTCTCTATGGAGCAAGCGCTGTAAAAGATTCTTCACAAGTTCAGCTGGCTGTCTATTTGGAAAATTACGATACCCATAAGACTTTTGACCGTCTAGGAAACAATGCAGAAGAATTAGAAGTTTCTGGTGTAGCTATTCCACGTATCCGCATCCCGGTAAAAACAGGACGCAATATCTCTGTTGTTATTGAGGCGGCAGCAATGAACTATCGTGCTAAGGAAATGGGCTTTGATGCGACACGTTTATTTGAAGAACGT
- a CDS encoding cation:proton antiporter, whose amino-acid sequence MELLIYLILFLFVLIVSSTTNKLLPFLPLPLVQILLGIGIGLFLPNTEYHLNTELFLAVVIGPLLFREAQEADITSVLKHWRIIVYLIFPVIFISTLSLGALAHFLWLSLPLAACVAVGAALGPTDLVAFASLSERFSFPKRVSNILKGEGLLNDASGLVAFRVALAAWTTGAFSLSQAGTSLALSIIGGFAVGFVTAMINRFLHTFLLSVRATDIASELLLELSLPLMTFFIAEEIHVSGIIAVVVAGILKASRFKKITLLEAQVDTVTDTVWHTVTFMLNGSVFVILGIELEMIAEPILTNPLYNPLLLLVSVVLLTLLLFAIRFVMIYGFYIWRTRRLKKNLRNYMKDMLLLTFSGVKGTVSIATILLIPSNLEQEYPLLLFLVAGVTLLSFLTGLLVLPHLSEEQEETKDYLMHIAILNEVTGELEKELEGHKNKLPLYAAIDNYHGRIENLILSQENKSAQEDWEALKLLILSIESDGLEQAYEEGKIGERGYQVYQRYLKNMEQSINRKVASRLTYYFLVSLRILRFVLHELLTFGQTFRSWNDKEQRRLRALDYDQISELYLENTELIIESLENLKGIYKSSLISFMQESRLRETAIIGSGAFVERVITRIKPNNIDEMLRGYYLERKLIFEYEEKKLITTKYAKKLRQNVNNLENYSLKEAANTLPYDMMELVRRN is encoded by the coding sequence GTGGAATTACTCATTTACCTGATTCTATTTTTATTTGTCTTAATTGTTTCCAGTACGACTAATAAACTCTTGCCTTTTTTGCCCCTTCCCCTAGTACAAATCCTTTTGGGAATTGGCATTGGTCTCTTTTTGCCAAATACTGAATATCATCTCAATACCGAGCTGTTTTTGGCAGTTGTTATTGGTCCCCTACTCTTTCGTGAAGCTCAAGAAGCAGATATTACATCTGTTTTAAAACACTGGCGTATCATTGTCTACTTAATATTTCCAGTGATTTTCATCTCGACCTTGAGTTTGGGAGCCTTGGCTCATTTCCTTTGGCTCAGCCTTCCCTTAGCCGCCTGCGTGGCTGTTGGTGCAGCGCTTGGTCCGACGGATTTGGTAGCCTTTGCTTCTCTGTCTGAGCGTTTTAGTTTCCCAAAGCGGGTATCTAATATCCTCAAAGGAGAAGGACTTTTAAATGACGCTTCTGGCTTGGTAGCCTTTCGAGTGGCTCTGGCTGCCTGGACAACAGGTGCTTTTTCTCTTAGTCAGGCTGGGACTTCTTTAGCCCTGTCTATCATAGGTGGTTTTGCGGTCGGCTTTGTGACGGCAATGATCAATCGTTTCCTACATACATTTTTACTGAGTGTGCGAGCGACGGATATAGCCAGTGAACTTTTGCTTGAACTGAGTTTGCCTCTTATGACCTTTTTTATCGCCGAAGAAATCCATGTTTCAGGGATTATCGCAGTTGTAGTTGCAGGGATTTTGAAGGCCAGTCGTTTCAAGAAAATCACACTACTTGAAGCCCAAGTTGATACCGTTACTGATACTGTTTGGCATACCGTGACCTTTATGCTCAATGGATCTGTCTTTGTCATCTTGGGAATAGAATTGGAAATGATAGCAGAACCTATTCTGACTAATCCCCTTTATAATCCCCTACTTTTATTGGTATCGGTTGTTTTACTGACACTTTTACTTTTTGCCATTCGCTTTGTCATGATTTATGGCTTCTATATTTGGAGAACTCGACGGCTCAAGAAAAATCTTCGTAATTACATGAAGGATATGCTTCTTTTGACCTTCTCTGGTGTAAAAGGAACGGTATCTATTGCAACCATTCTTCTCATACCTAGTAATCTAGAGCAGGAGTATCCCCTCTTACTTTTCCTTGTAGCGGGTGTCACGCTATTAAGCTTTCTAACAGGTCTCTTAGTTCTTCCCCACCTTTCCGAGGAGCAAGAAGAAACCAAGGATTACCTCATGCACATTGCAATTTTAAATGAGGTCACAGGAGAGTTAGAAAAAGAACTGGAAGGGCATAAGAACAAACTACCCCTTTATGCGGCTATTGATAATTATCACGGTCGAATTGAAAACCTAATCCTTAGTCAAGAAAATAAAAGCGCCCAAGAAGACTGGGAGGCTTTAAAACTCCTCATCTTGAGTATCGAAAGCGATGGTTTAGAGCAGGCTTACGAGGAAGGGAAAATCGGTGAGCGTGGCTATCAAGTTTACCAACGCTATTTGAAAAATATGGAACAGAGCATCAATCGCAAGGTGGCTTCGCGCCTAACATATTACTTCCTTGTATCCCTCCGTATCTTGCGTTTTGTCTTGCATGAATTGCTGACCTTTGGCCAGACCTTCCGTAGTTGGAATGACAAGGAGCAACGTCGCCTTCGAGCTCTTGACTATGATCAAATATCCGAACTTTATCTGGAGAATACGGAGTTGATTATCGAAAGTTTGGAAAACCTAAAAGGAATCTACAAGAGTAGTCTGATTAGCTTTATGCAGGAGTCTCGCTTGCGTGAAACAGCTATTATCGGTAGTGGGGCCTTTGTCGAACGTGTTATCACTCGTATCAAACCAAACAATATCGATGAAATGCTAAGAGGTTACTACCTAGAACGTAAGTTAATCTTTGAATACGAAGAGAAGAAATTGATTACGACCAAGTATGCCAAGAAATTACGGCAAAATGTCAACAATCTTGAAAATTATTCTCTAAAAGAAGCCGCAAATACCCTACCCTATGATATGATGGAATTAGTCAGAAGAAATTAG
- a CDS encoding FRG domain-containing protein → MREYSVTYNNLTKKLKEHYKQHKFKGQTTRNVTSFVRSHTINIETFHDLIMEIAELSYKNPDVMLFYRGQNNNYIKNKYATLYPTIYRLNSEKDIKFEFDILEQASSTLMKELENNSSVDKEEIKEIKKIKLLQYSILQHYEVCKTPLLDLTQSLKVACSFAILDNVDNTGYIYVLGMPYVNGRISVDSEDYITNVRLLSISSSSSKRPFFQEGYLVQTEFISDDDIEKGELDFNRRIVAIYKFENTESFWGSERPIEKGNLYPEEDIMKDICDRLKERKYDYIGNEENSGNLIGTFLNLWNSLEDEIRYKTQLNDFHKGLKVLVSGRDELNKEDRTNIDEIRRFRNNLVHNTKAVSDKDLENKIEDLKKLLKDLKIRFEDIN, encoded by the coding sequence ATGAGAGAATATTCAGTAACTTATAATAATTTAACAAAAAAATTAAAAGAGCATTATAAACAACATAAATTTAAAGGCCAAACTACTAGAAATGTTACATCTTTCGTAAGAAGCCATACCATCAATATTGAGACATTTCATGATCTAATTATGGAAATAGCAGAACTCTCATATAAAAATCCTGATGTTATGTTGTTTTATCGTGGACAAAATAATAACTATATAAAAAATAAATACGCTACTTTATATCCTACAATATATCGTTTAAATAGTGAGAAAGATATCAAATTTGAATTTGATATTTTAGAACAAGCATCGAGTACCTTAATGAAGGAATTAGAAAATAATAGTAGTGTTGATAAAGAAGAGATAAAAGAAATAAAGAAAATAAAGCTACTGCAATATTCAATATTACAGCACTATGAAGTATGTAAAACCCCACTATTAGATCTAACCCAGTCCTTAAAAGTTGCTTGTTCATTTGCTATATTAGACAATGTAGATAATACTGGATATATTTATGTATTAGGAATGCCTTATGTAAACGGTAGGATTTCGGTAGATTCTGAAGATTATATTACAAACGTAAGATTACTAAGCATAAGTTCTAGCTCTTCAAAAAGACCGTTTTTTCAAGAAGGTTATTTGGTACAGACAGAATTCATTTCTGATGACGATATAGAAAAAGGGGAATTAGATTTTAATAGAAGAATAGTTGCTATTTATAAATTTGAAAATACTGAGAGCTTTTGGGGCTCTGAAAGACCTATTGAAAAGGGAAATTTATATCCAGAAGAAGATATAATGAAAGATATTTGTGATAGACTTAAGGAGAGAAAATACGACTATATAGGAAATGAGGAGAATAGCGGAAATTTAATCGGAACATTTTTAAACTTGTGGAATAGCTTAGAGGATGAGATAAGGTATAAAACCCAACTTAATGATTTCCATAAAGGCTTAAAAGTACTTGTAAGTGGAAGAGATGAATTAAATAAAGAAGACAGAACAAACATAGATGAAATTCGTAGGTTTAGAAATAACCTTGTACACAATACTAAAGCAGTTTCAGATAAAGATTTAGAAAATAAAATTGAAGATTTAAAGAAATTATTAAAAGATTTAAAAATAAGGTTTGAAGACATCAATTAA
- a CDS encoding YihY/virulence factor BrkB family protein, whose amino-acid sequence MKKWWKELMERPLLKAFLHFYQASDSELTSVAVAYYWLISIFPLLMIVVNILPYFQIPISNFLLTIKEFVPDTVYDVVEKIVREVLTQPSTGLLSFAVLSALWTFSKSMDFLQKAFNKAYGVAKSRGIISHQLMSLLVSFGLQILFALALFLSMFGRMLLNLLKTYWQSDSPFFDYLQDFTGPLIYALLFAILVMLYYFLPNVRVPRIRYVFPGSIFVLLTLVFLLNIFSVYFNNYVNHLVDVRFFSSIIVVVMMFWFILIAKILIIGAVINASVQSLKDPKFSME is encoded by the coding sequence ATGAAAAAGTGGTGGAAAGAGCTGATGGAACGGCCCTTGTTGAAAGCTTTTTTACATTTTTATCAAGCTTCCGATAGTGAACTGACCAGTGTTGCGGTTGCCTACTATTGGTTGATTTCAATCTTTCCTTTGCTGATGATAGTGGTCAATATTTTGCCCTACTTTCAAATTCCGATTTCAAATTTTTTGCTCACCATCAAGGAATTTGTACCAGATACAGTCTATGATGTGGTTGAAAAGATTGTCCGAGAAGTTCTGACTCAACCATCGACTGGTTTGCTGAGTTTTGCAGTCTTGTCTGCACTTTGGACCTTCTCGAAATCGATGGATTTCCTCCAAAAAGCCTTTAATAAGGCTTATGGAGTGGCCAAGAGCCGAGGAATTATCTCCCATCAACTGATGAGTTTACTCGTCAGCTTTGGCTTGCAAATTCTTTTTGCCTTAGCCTTATTTTTGAGTATGTTTGGACGTATGTTGCTCAACCTCCTCAAAACTTACTGGCAATCAGACAGTCCTTTCTTTGATTATCTACAGGACTTTACAGGCCCTTTGATTTATGCCTTGCTCTTTGCCATCTTGGTCATGCTCTACTATTTCCTTCCAAACGTTAGAGTCCCTCGTATTCGCTACGTTTTTCCTGGTAGTATCTTCGTTTTGCTGACTCTTGTCTTTCTGTTGAATATCTTTTCTGTCTATTTCAATAACTATGTCAATCATCTGGTCGATGTTCGATTCTTCAGTTCCATTATCGTGGTGGTCATGATGTTCTGGTTTATTCTCATCGCTAAGATTTTGATTATCGGAGCAGTTATCAATGCCAGTGTGCAGAGTTTGAAGGATCCAAAGTTTAGTATGGAATAA
- the queA gene encoding tRNA preQ1(34) S-adenosylmethionine ribosyltransferase-isomerase QueA codes for MNTADFDFHLPEELIAQTPLEKRDASKLLIVNRETGEFQDKHFHSIIDMLEPGDALVMNDTRVLPARLYGQKEETGGHVELLLLKNTAGDEWEVLAKPAKRLKVGTRVSFGDGRLSAVVTEELTHGGRIVRFEYQGIFLEVLESLGEMPLPPYIHEKLDDRERYQTVYAKESGSAAAPTAGLHFTKELLAEIQAKGVHLVYLTLHVGLGTFRPVSVDNLDEHEMHSEFYQLSEEAATTLRSVKENGGRVIAVGTTSIRTLETIGSKFDGQIQADSGWTNIFIKPGYEWKVVDAFSTNFHLPKSTLVMLVSAFAGRDLVLDAYHHAIQEHYRFFSFGDAMFIY; via the coding sequence ATGAATACAGCTGATTTTGATTTCCACTTGCCTGAGGAATTGATTGCCCAAACACCCCTTGAAAAACGTGATGCCTCTAAACTCCTCATCGTCAATCGTGAGACGGGAGAATTTCAGGATAAACACTTCCACTCTATTATTGATATGTTGGAACCAGGTGATGCCCTTGTCATGAACGACACCCGTGTTCTCCCAGCCCGCCTCTATGGTCAAAAGGAAGAAACAGGTGGCCACGTGGAGCTTCTCCTTCTTAAAAATACTGCTGGTGATGAGTGGGAAGTCCTAGCTAAACCTGCCAAACGCCTCAAGGTCGGTACTCGCGTCAGCTTTGGAGATGGTCGTCTCAGCGCTGTCGTTACGGAAGAATTGACCCACGGGGGCCGTATTGTCCGCTTTGAATACCAAGGAATTTTCCTAGAAGTTTTGGAAAGTCTAGGTGAAATGCCACTGCCGCCTTATATCCATGAAAAACTAGATGATCGCGAACGTTATCAAACGGTCTACGCTAAAGAAAGTGGCTCTGCTGCTGCACCGACTGCTGGCCTCCACTTCACCAAAGAACTGCTAGCAGAAATCCAAGCCAAAGGTGTCCATCTAGTCTATCTCACTCTGCACGTCGGACTCGGAACTTTCCGTCCCGTTTCTGTTGACAATCTGGACGAACATGAAATGCACTCAGAGTTCTACCAACTTTCTGAGGAAGCGGCTACCACCCTTCGCTCTGTCAAGGAAAATGGAGGCCGTGTCATCGCTGTAGGAACTACTTCAATCCGCACGCTGGAAACTATCGGCTCCAAGTTTGACGGACAAATCCAAGCAGATTCTGGCTGGACCAATATCTTTATCAAGCCTGGATATGAGTGGAAGGTCGTGGATGCATTTTCAACCAACTTCCATCTGCCAAAATCAACTCTCGTCATGTTGGTTTCTGCCTTTGCCGGACGTGACTTAGTCCTAGATGCCTATCACCATGCCATCCAAGAACACTACCGCTTCTTCAGTTTTGGAGATGCCATGTTTATCTATTAA
- a CDS encoding TIGR01212 family radical SAM protein (This family includes YhcC from E. coli K-12, an uncharacterized radical SAM protein.): MKVMKSYNTLNDYYRKLFGEKTFKVPIDAGFDCPNRDGTVAHGGCTFCTVSGSGDAIVAPDAPIREQFYKEIDFMHRKWPDVKKYLVYFQNFTNTHEKVEVIRERYEQAINEPGVVGINIGTRPDCLPNETIEYLAELSERMHVTVELGLQTTYETTSDLINRAHSYKLYVETVKRLRKYPKIEIVSHLINGLPGETHEMMVENVRRCVTDNDIQGIKLHLLHLMTNTRMQRDYHEGRLQLMSQDEYVKVICDQLEIIPKHIVIHRITGDAPRDMLIGPMWSLNKWEVLNAIETEMRRRGSVQGCKVVKQEFGNEKTT, encoded by the coding sequence ATGAAGGTTATGAAATCTTATAATACCTTGAATGATTATTATCGAAAACTTTTTGGAGAAAAGACTTTTAAAGTTCCTATTGACGCAGGGTTTGACTGTCCAAATCGGGATGGAACTGTGGCTCATGGGGGCTGTACCTTTTGTACGGTTTCGGGTTCTGGAGATGCCATTGTAGCACCAGATGCCCCTATCCGTGAGCAATTTTATAAGGAAATCGACTTTATGCACCGCAAGTGGCCGGATGTTAAAAAGTATCTGGTTTATTTTCAAAACTTTACCAATACCCATGAAAAGGTGGAAGTGATTCGGGAGCGTTATGAACAAGCCATCAACGAACCTGGTGTAGTGGGAATCAATATCGGAACGCGGCCAGACTGTTTACCCAATGAAACCATCGAATATTTGGCTGAGTTGTCAGAACGAATGCATGTGACGGTGGAATTAGGCTTACAGACTACATATGAGACAACCTCTGACTTGATTAACCGTGCCCATTCTTATAAATTGTATGTAGAAACAGTCAAACGCTTGAGGAAATATCCTAAGATTGAGATTGTTTCCCATCTGATCAACGGACTGCCTGGGGAAACTCATGAGATGATGGTCGAAAATGTTCGCCGTTGTGTCACCGATAATGATATTCAAGGAATTAAACTGCACTTGCTTCACCTCATGACCAATACACGGATGCAAAGAGATTACCACGAAGGACGCTTGCAACTAATGAGTCAGGACGAATATGTCAAGGTCATTTGTGATCAGCTAGAAATCATTCCCAAGCATATCGTTATTCATCGGATCACAGGAGATGCACCTAGAGATATGTTGATTGGCCCCATGTGGAGCCTCAATAAATGGGAAGTGCTAAATGCTATTGAAACTGAGATGAGACGTCGAGGAAGTGTTCAAGGATGCAAGGTTGTAAAACAGGAGTTTGGAAATGAAAAGACCACTTGA
- the rpsU gene encoding 30S ribosomal protein S21 has protein sequence MSKTVVRKNESLDDALRRFKRAVTKAGTLQETRKREFYEKPSVKRKRKSEAARKRKKF, from the coding sequence ATGTCTAAAACAGTAGTACGTAAGAATGAATCTCTTGACGATGCACTTCGTCGTTTCAAACGTGCGGTTACTAAAGCTGGTACTCTTCAAGAAACACGCAAACGTGAATTCTATGAAAAACCTTCTGTAAAACGTAAACGTAAATCAGAAGCAGCTCGTAAACGTAAAAAATTCTAA